A genomic stretch from Argiope bruennichi chromosome 2, qqArgBrue1.1, whole genome shotgun sequence includes:
- the LOC129957312 gene encoding uncharacterized protein LOC129957312 isoform X2, which yields MGWTKFRIIPARAFKKILYGIFIWTCLCYAVFRITNHKGAVTYLTARVNRGLLQNVQSMQALAAAGAVVGNANEFPTTSPPVNQDNPSGSRTPGIPQNFLDLEPQVDNSPALNEKQLLTLLANHSNLPLAYWSANKNRPIGSKSCVKFPSLYELDFNNIYWQRLQTSNGTYYLYGAYYDNRWRAGSVPIVRILGMVDRIKPIPTICQLWFDKKKTVAFSQATYTYAWYSKWGNYKDGILQPFVISCKVPPKESGGQVPTSVSLVENRCDKPTTNLRILNERPKKKEDFAVCVKGLDFLHEDLSVRLVEWLELLNILGAKKVFLYELEIHPNISKVLHYYQKEGLVQLTPLTLPGNQPNLPGFRHLYLKSKLTHKRQNELIPYNDCLYRNLYSYEYVVLLDIDEIIMPVKFESWSELMKEVVQQALKEKNYTRASYNVRNVYFLDDLQDGDDLHHEAHEQGIPRYLHMFQHVYRSKNFTKPGSYVKCFHNTERVVSLHNHFPLNCLGTCTTFSINTSLAQLQHYRKDCVGSLKNSCKTDFRLYTLKDTTIWRYKDEAIKRTTRTLSKLGFFS from the coding sequence ATGGGATGGACTAAATTTCGCATCATCCCTGCCAGGGCTTTCAAAAAGATTCTATATGGTATCTTCATTTGGACCTGCCTGTGCTATGCAGTGTTTCGAATCACAAACCATAAAGGAGCCGTCACATACCTAACTGCTCGAGTCAATAGAGGTCTGCTGCAGAATGTGCAGTCCATGCAAGCCTTGGCTGCTGCGGGTGCAGTTGTCGGAAATGCCAACGAATTTCCTACTACTTCACCCCCTGTGAACCAAGATAACCCTTCTGGTAGCAGAACTCCGGGAATTCCTCAGAACTTTCTAGATTTGGAACCCCAAGTAGATAATAGTCCAGCACTTAATGAAAAACAGTTGTTAACCTTACTTGCCAATCATTCCAATTTACCTTTAGCTTACTGGTCTGCTAATAAAAACAGGCCCATAGGGAGCAAATCCTGTGTAAAATTTCCTAGTCTTTATGAactagattttaataatatttactggCAGAGACTTCAAACCTCAAACGGTACCTATTACTTGTATGGAGCCTATTATGATAACAGGTGGCGAGCTGGCAGTGTGCCGATTGTTAGAATATTAGGCATGGTAGATCGTATCAAGCCGATCCCTACAATATGCCAATTGTGGTTTGATAAGAAGAAAACGGTTGCCTTTTCACAGGCCACTTACACGTACGCCTGGTACAGCAAATGGGGCAATTACAAGGATGGTATTCTCCAACCTTTCGTCATATCTTGTAAAGTGCCACCTAAAGAATCAGGAGGCCAAGTTCCGACGAGCGTTTCTTTGGTCGAAAATCGTTGCGACAAACCAACAACTAATCTTAGAATCTTAAATGAGAGACCTAAAAAGAAGGAAGACTTTGCAGTTTGCGTCAAAGGACTCGATTTTCTGCATGAAGATTTAAGTGTCAGGCTAGTGGAATGGCTCGAGTTACTAAATATTCTTGGGGCCAAAAAAGTATTTCTGTATGAGCTTGAAATTCATCCCAACATTTCCAAAGTACTACATTATTACCAAAAAGAAGGTTTAGTACAGTTAACTCCTCTGACGTTACCAGGTAATCAACCAAATTTGCCCGGTTTTcgtcatttatatttgaaatctaaaCTGACACACAAACGTCAGAATGAACTCATTCCTTATAATGATTGCCTGTACAGAAACCTTTACTCTTACGAATACGTCGTCCTGTTAGATATAGATGAAATAATCATGCCTGTAAAATTTGAGTCTTGGTCTGAATTGATGAAGGAAGTCGTACAGCAAGCTCTGAAGGAAAAGAATTACACTAGAGCTAGCTACAATGTTCGCAATGTGTACTTTCTGGACGATCTCCAAGATGGCGATGATTTACATCATGAAGCTCATGAGCAAGGAATTCCCAGGTATCTCCATATGTTCCAGCACGTATATCGCAGCAAGAATTTCACGAAACCTGGCTCCTATGTCAAATGTTTTCATAATACGGAAAGAGTGGTATCTCTTCATAACCATTTTCCACTCAACTGCTTAGGCACCTGTACCACTTTTTCAATCAACACTAGTTTGGCACAACTGCAACACTACCGTAAAGACTGCGTGGGTTCGTTGAAAAACAGCTGCAAAACAGACTTCCGTCTTTATACGTTGAAGGACACTACTATCTGGCGATACAAAGATGAAGCCATAAAAAGAACAACTCGGACATTAAGTAAATTAGGATTCTTTTCATGA
- the LOC129957312 gene encoding uncharacterized protein LOC129957312 isoform X1, which yields MARPGEDHIGTEMGWTKFRIIPARAFKKILYGIFIWTCLCYAVFRITNHKGAVTYLTARVNRGLLQNVQSMQALAAAGAVVGNANEFPTTSPPVNQDNPSGSRTPGIPQNFLDLEPQVDNSPALNEKQLLTLLANHSNLPLAYWSANKNRPIGSKSCVKFPSLYELDFNNIYWQRLQTSNGTYYLYGAYYDNRWRAGSVPIVRILGMVDRIKPIPTICQLWFDKKKTVAFSQATYTYAWYSKWGNYKDGILQPFVISCKVPPKESGGQVPTSVSLVENRCDKPTTNLRILNERPKKKEDFAVCVKGLDFLHEDLSVRLVEWLELLNILGAKKVFLYELEIHPNISKVLHYYQKEGLVQLTPLTLPGNQPNLPGFRHLYLKSKLTHKRQNELIPYNDCLYRNLYSYEYVVLLDIDEIIMPVKFESWSELMKEVVQQALKEKNYTRASYNVRNVYFLDDLQDGDDLHHEAHEQGIPRYLHMFQHVYRSKNFTKPGSYVKCFHNTERVVSLHNHFPLNCLGTCTTFSINTSLAQLQHYRKDCVGSLKNSCKTDFRLYTLKDTTIWRYKDEAIKRTTRTLSKLGFFS from the coding sequence atcatATCGGAACAGAAATGGGATGGACTAAATTTCGCATCATCCCTGCCAGGGCTTTCAAAAAGATTCTATATGGTATCTTCATTTGGACCTGCCTGTGCTATGCAGTGTTTCGAATCACAAACCATAAAGGAGCCGTCACATACCTAACTGCTCGAGTCAATAGAGGTCTGCTGCAGAATGTGCAGTCCATGCAAGCCTTGGCTGCTGCGGGTGCAGTTGTCGGAAATGCCAACGAATTTCCTACTACTTCACCCCCTGTGAACCAAGATAACCCTTCTGGTAGCAGAACTCCGGGAATTCCTCAGAACTTTCTAGATTTGGAACCCCAAGTAGATAATAGTCCAGCACTTAATGAAAAACAGTTGTTAACCTTACTTGCCAATCATTCCAATTTACCTTTAGCTTACTGGTCTGCTAATAAAAACAGGCCCATAGGGAGCAAATCCTGTGTAAAATTTCCTAGTCTTTATGAactagattttaataatatttactggCAGAGACTTCAAACCTCAAACGGTACCTATTACTTGTATGGAGCCTATTATGATAACAGGTGGCGAGCTGGCAGTGTGCCGATTGTTAGAATATTAGGCATGGTAGATCGTATCAAGCCGATCCCTACAATATGCCAATTGTGGTTTGATAAGAAGAAAACGGTTGCCTTTTCACAGGCCACTTACACGTACGCCTGGTACAGCAAATGGGGCAATTACAAGGATGGTATTCTCCAACCTTTCGTCATATCTTGTAAAGTGCCACCTAAAGAATCAGGAGGCCAAGTTCCGACGAGCGTTTCTTTGGTCGAAAATCGTTGCGACAAACCAACAACTAATCTTAGAATCTTAAATGAGAGACCTAAAAAGAAGGAAGACTTTGCAGTTTGCGTCAAAGGACTCGATTTTCTGCATGAAGATTTAAGTGTCAGGCTAGTGGAATGGCTCGAGTTACTAAATATTCTTGGGGCCAAAAAAGTATTTCTGTATGAGCTTGAAATTCATCCCAACATTTCCAAAGTACTACATTATTACCAAAAAGAAGGTTTAGTACAGTTAACTCCTCTGACGTTACCAGGTAATCAACCAAATTTGCCCGGTTTTcgtcatttatatttgaaatctaaaCTGACACACAAACGTCAGAATGAACTCATTCCTTATAATGATTGCCTGTACAGAAACCTTTACTCTTACGAATACGTCGTCCTGTTAGATATAGATGAAATAATCATGCCTGTAAAATTTGAGTCTTGGTCTGAATTGATGAAGGAAGTCGTACAGCAAGCTCTGAAGGAAAAGAATTACACTAGAGCTAGCTACAATGTTCGCAATGTGTACTTTCTGGACGATCTCCAAGATGGCGATGATTTACATCATGAAGCTCATGAGCAAGGAATTCCCAGGTATCTCCATATGTTCCAGCACGTATATCGCAGCAAGAATTTCACGAAACCTGGCTCCTATGTCAAATGTTTTCATAATACGGAAAGAGTGGTATCTCTTCATAACCATTTTCCACTCAACTGCTTAGGCACCTGTACCACTTTTTCAATCAACACTAGTTTGGCACAACTGCAACACTACCGTAAAGACTGCGTGGGTTCGTTGAAAAACAGCTGCAAAACAGACTTCCGTCTTTATACGTTGAAGGACACTACTATCTGGCGATACAAAGATGAAGCCATAAAAAGAACAACTCGGACATTAAGTAAATTAGGATTCTTTTCATGA